In Streptomyces dangxiongensis, one DNA window encodes the following:
- a CDS encoding RNA polymerase sigma factor — protein sequence MTAGTLRSAAYDDVPYTRGGAVDRAEVGALVQSAVDGDAAAWKALVEGLSPLVWSVVRAHRLSDADGHEVFQTVWFRFAQHLGRIREPDKTAAWLASTARHECLKVLRQLTRLTLTDDPQLLDRASQDRTPEESLIDNEEAADRAERIRRLWQELDSLGERCRQLLRVLMASPPPSYGEISAALGIAVGSIGPLRQRCLRRLRARMDTRGVV from the coding sequence ATGACGGCCGGAACCCTCCGCTCCGCGGCGTACGATGACGTGCCGTACACAAGGGGTGGAGCCGTGGACCGAGCAGAGGTCGGCGCGCTGGTCCAGTCCGCCGTCGACGGGGACGCCGCGGCCTGGAAGGCGCTGGTGGAAGGGCTGAGTCCGCTGGTGTGGTCGGTCGTGCGCGCACACCGGCTCTCGGACGCCGACGGGCACGAGGTCTTCCAGACCGTGTGGTTCCGCTTCGCCCAGCATCTGGGGCGGATCCGGGAGCCCGACAAGACCGCCGCCTGGCTGGCCAGCACCGCCCGCCATGAATGCCTGAAGGTGCTCAGACAACTGACGCGGCTCACCCTGACCGACGATCCGCAGCTTCTCGACCGGGCCAGCCAGGACCGGACACCGGAGGAGTCGCTGATCGACAACGAGGAGGCGGCGGACCGGGCCGAACGGATCCGCCGGCTCTGGCAGGAGCTGGACTCACTGGGCGAGCGCTGCCGGCAACTGCTGCGCGTGCTGATGGCCTCGCCGCCGCCCAGCTACGGCGAGATCTCCGCCGCCCTCGGTATCGCGGTCGGCAGCATCGGCCCGCTGCGCCAGCGCTGTCTGCGCCGGCTGCGGGCCCGGATGGACACACGGGGTGTGGTGTGA
- a CDS encoding DUF4186 domain-containing protein: MRDEDRARALRSLDRRLDALARQPFRARFHLRGRDRATAALKGPVTLRRHAFDLVARRLAPAEPYKDGKQTPYRGHPVFVAQHATATCCRSCLARWHGIPAGRELTRAQHLYVVDVICRWIAREMDDGAFSGQDPCPTDPGHEIS, from the coding sequence GTGAGGGACGAGGACCGGGCCCGCGCGCTCCGCTCCCTGGACCGGCGGCTGGACGCGCTCGCCCGGCAGCCGTTCCGGGCGCGGTTCCACCTGCGCGGCCGGGACCGGGCGACCGCCGCGCTGAAGGGGCCGGTGACCCTCCGGCGACACGCGTTCGACCTGGTCGCCAGGCGGCTGGCGCCGGCCGAGCCGTACAAGGACGGCAAGCAGACGCCGTACCGCGGTCACCCGGTGTTCGTGGCCCAGCACGCCACCGCCACCTGCTGCCGGAGCTGCCTGGCACGCTGGCACGGCATCCCCGCGGGACGGGAGCTGACCCGTGCCCAACACCTGTACGTGGTGGACGTGATCTGCCGCTGGATCGCGCGCGAGATGGACGACGGCGCGTTTTCCGGCCAGGACCCCTGTCCAACCGACCCCGGTCACGAGATATCTTGA
- a CDS encoding ribonuclease BN, with product MRHQLAGSVKAVFGLTGATSSELEHVLQPTTGDLQQATGVVGGLMVLLSATAVSRALQRLCKRAWEIPRAGTRVAPWRWPAWLFLWLGVLILQGPVRDGFGAGAWLGVPLTLLVQAGLWWWTQHLLLGGRIGWKPLLPGAVITATVLTVLTVTARLYMPRALNRAMAEYGSVGSVFVLLSWLIVVCVAAAVSVSAGAVLAQEPFLARRLDSPTPLRDRRPAAS from the coding sequence GTGCGCCACCAGTTGGCCGGCTCCGTGAAGGCGGTCTTCGGGCTGACCGGGGCGACGAGCAGCGAGCTGGAGCACGTGCTCCAGCCCACGACGGGCGACCTCCAGCAGGCCACCGGCGTCGTGGGCGGGCTGATGGTGCTGCTGTCGGCCACCGCGGTCAGCCGGGCGCTGCAACGCCTGTGCAAACGCGCGTGGGAGATTCCCCGAGCCGGCACCAGGGTCGCCCCCTGGCGGTGGCCGGCCTGGCTCTTCCTGTGGCTCGGTGTCCTGATCCTCCAGGGACCCGTACGGGACGGGTTCGGGGCCGGCGCCTGGCTGGGCGTACCCCTCACACTCCTCGTCCAGGCGGGGCTGTGGTGGTGGACCCAGCATCTCCTGCTGGGCGGCCGCATCGGCTGGAAACCCCTGCTGCCGGGCGCCGTGATCACGGCGACGGTCCTCACCGTGCTGACGGTCACCGCGCGCCTGTACATGCCGCGCGCCCTGAACCGCGCCATGGCCGAATACGGGTCCGTCGGTTCCGTGTTCGTGCTGCTCTCCTGGCTGATCGTGGTCTGCGTCGCGGCCGCCGTCAGCGTCAGCGCGGGCGCCGTCCTGGCACAGGAGCCCTTCCTGGCCCGCCGCCTGGACAGCCCGACACCCCTGCGTGACCGCCGGCCGGCCGCCTCCTGA
- a CDS encoding NADP-dependent isocitrate dehydrogenase: MTDSTIIYTYTDEAPALATHSFLPVIRAYASQAGVPVETRDISLAGRIIALFPEYLNEDQRIPDALTELGELAKTPAANIIKLPNISASIPQLKAAVAELQGKGYALPDYPDDPKTDEERDIRARYDKVKGSAVNPVLREGNSDRRAPASVKNYAKAHPHRMGAWSGESRTDVATMGENDFRSTEKSVVIAEDGALRIELVGEDGSTTVLRESVPVRKDEVVDASVLRVAELNTFLAAQVARAKEEGVLFSVHLKATMMKVSDPIIFGHVVRTFFPKTFAKYGETLKAAGLTPNDGLGGILKGLEKLPEGAEIKASFDAEIAEGPALAMVDSDKGITNLHVPSDVIIDASMPAMIRTSGHMWGPDGQEHDALAVIPDSSYAGVYQAVIDDCRANGAFDPSTMGSVPNVGLMAQKAEEYGSHDKTFEIPAAGTVRLTDGAGNVLIEQPVAAGDIFRACQTKDDPIRDWIKLAVTRARATGDPAVFWLDETRAHDAQLIAKVKQYLPEHDTEGLDIRILDPVQATKLSVERIRRGENTISVTGNVLRDYLTDLFPILELGTSAKMLSVVPLMAGGGLFETGAGGSAPKHVQQLVKENYLRWDSLGEFFALVPSFEQFAEATGNTRAKVLADTLDRATATFLEEDKSPTRRVGGIDNRGSHFYLSLYWAQELARQTDDADLAKAFAPLAETLAANEERIVDELNAVQGSPVDIGGYYQVDQAKADAVMRPSATWNEVLASLS; encoded by the coding sequence GTGACTGACTCGACCATCATCTACACCTACACAGACGAGGCCCCGGCCCTGGCGACGCATTCGTTCCTGCCGGTGATCCGGGCGTACGCCTCGCAGGCCGGTGTACCCGTGGAGACCCGCGACATCTCGCTGGCAGGGCGCATCATCGCCCTCTTCCCGGAGTACCTGAACGAGGACCAGCGCATCCCCGACGCGCTGACCGAGCTGGGCGAGCTGGCCAAGACCCCCGCCGCCAACATCATCAAGCTGCCGAACATCTCGGCGTCGATCCCGCAGCTCAAGGCCGCCGTCGCCGAGCTCCAGGGCAAGGGCTACGCGCTGCCGGACTACCCGGACGACCCGAAGACCGACGAGGAGCGCGACATCCGCGCCCGCTACGACAAGGTCAAGGGCTCCGCCGTCAACCCGGTGCTGCGTGAGGGCAACTCCGACCGCCGCGCCCCGGCCTCGGTGAAGAACTACGCCAAGGCACACCCGCACCGCATGGGTGCCTGGAGCGGCGAGTCCCGGACCGACGTGGCGACCATGGGTGAGAACGACTTCCGCTCCACCGAGAAGTCCGTGGTGATCGCCGAGGACGGCGCGCTGCGGATCGAGCTGGTCGGCGAGGACGGCAGCACCACCGTGCTGCGCGAGTCCGTGCCGGTCCGCAAGGACGAGGTCGTCGACGCCTCCGTGCTCCGTGTCGCCGAGCTGAACACGTTCCTCGCCGCGCAGGTCGCCCGCGCCAAGGAGGAGGGCGTCCTGTTCTCCGTGCACCTGAAGGCCACGATGATGAAGGTCTCCGACCCGATCATCTTCGGTCACGTGGTGCGCACCTTCTTCCCGAAGACGTTCGCGAAGTACGGCGAGACCCTCAAGGCGGCCGGCCTCACCCCGAACGACGGCCTCGGCGGCATCCTGAAGGGCCTGGAGAAGCTGCCCGAGGGCGCCGAGATCAAGGCCTCCTTCGACGCCGAGATCGCCGAGGGCCCGGCCCTCGCCATGGTCGACTCCGACAAGGGCATCACCAACCTGCACGTGCCCTCGGACGTCATCATCGACGCCTCCATGCCGGCGATGATCCGCACCTCCGGCCACATGTGGGGCCCGGACGGCCAGGAGCACGACGCGCTCGCCGTCATCCCCGACTCCTCCTACGCCGGCGTCTACCAGGCCGTCATCGACGACTGCCGGGCCAACGGCGCCTTCGACCCGTCCACCATGGGCTCCGTGCCGAACGTCGGCCTCATGGCGCAGAAGGCCGAGGAGTACGGCTCCCACGACAAGACCTTCGAGATCCCGGCCGCCGGTACCGTCCGCCTGACCGACGGGGCCGGCAACGTGCTCATCGAGCAGCCGGTCGCCGCCGGCGACATCTTCCGCGCCTGCCAGACCAAGGATGACCCGATCCGCGACTGGATCAAGCTGGCCGTCACCCGTGCCCGCGCCACCGGCGACCCGGCCGTCTTCTGGCTGGACGAGACCCGCGCCCACGACGCGCAGCTGATCGCCAAGGTCAAGCAGTACCTCCCGGAGCACGACACCGAGGGCCTCGACATCCGGATCCTCGACCCGGTCCAGGCCACCAAGCTGTCGGTGGAGCGCATCCGCCGCGGCGAGAACACCATCTCGGTCACCGGCAACGTGCTGCGCGACTACCTGACCGACCTGTTCCCGATCCTGGAGCTGGGCACCAGCGCCAAGATGCTGTCGGTCGTCCCGCTGATGGCGGGCGGCGGCCTGTTCGAGACGGGCGCCGGCGGCTCCGCGCCCAAGCACGTCCAGCAGCTGGTCAAGGAGAACTACCTGCGCTGGGACTCGCTCGGCGAGTTCTTCGCGCTCGTCCCCTCCTTCGAGCAGTTCGCCGAGGCCACCGGCAACACCCGCGCCAAGGTCCTCGCCGACACCCTGGACCGCGCCACGGCGACCTTCCTCGAGGAGGACAAGTCCCCGACCCGGCGCGTCGGCGGCATCGACAACCGCGGGAGCCACTTCTACCTGTCCCTGTACTGGGCGCAGGAGCTGGCCCGGCAGACCGACGACGCCGACCTGGCCAAGGCGTTCGCGCCGCTGGCCGAGACCCTCGCCGCGAACGAGGAGCGGATCGTGGACGAGCTGAACGCCGTCCAGGGCTCCCCGGTCGACATCGGCGGCTACTACCAGGTCGACCAGGCCAAGGCGGACGCGGTCATGCGCCCGTCGGCCACCTGGAACGAGGTGCTGGCGTCGCTGAGCTGA
- a CDS encoding GAP family protein — MSRHDGVAMVPDLLLIALAIALDPLPVMSFVLVLGSARGVWKGLVFILSWLACLVVVIVLVLAVTGGQPPAPRSPPSTAVLAAKLLIGVLLIVYGGHRHRRAIAAARDRGAGPGPGTGGGTDPGVARADGQASSARLTERTDRITAWAAAGLAVLLQPWGLVAAGATTVLEADTSHLSAWFVLFCFCLLATAGLLAVELYVVFSPVRAKVRLLRLRAWLAGHQEQALVTICLVLGCWLMGKSIYQLTG, encoded by the coding sequence GTGTCCCGACACGATGGGGTCGCCATGGTGCCCGACCTGCTGCTCATCGCCCTGGCCATCGCGCTCGACCCGCTGCCCGTCATGAGTTTCGTCCTGGTGCTGGGGTCGGCGAGGGGGGTGTGGAAAGGGCTGGTCTTCATCCTGAGCTGGCTGGCGTGTCTCGTCGTGGTGATCGTGCTCGTCCTGGCCGTGACCGGTGGACAACCGCCGGCTCCCCGGTCACCGCCCTCGACGGCCGTCCTCGCCGCCAAACTGCTCATCGGGGTGCTGCTGATCGTCTACGGCGGCCACCGGCACCGGCGGGCCATCGCCGCCGCCCGGGACCGCGGGGCCGGGCCGGGGCCCGGGACGGGTGGGGGCACGGACCCCGGGGTGGCCCGTGCCGACGGGCAGGCGTCGTCCGCGCGGCTGACGGAGAGGACGGACCGCATCACGGCCTGGGCCGCCGCCGGACTCGCCGTGCTCCTGCAGCCCTGGGGTCTGGTCGCGGCCGGCGCGACGACCGTGCTGGAGGCGGACACCTCGCACCTGTCGGCCTGGTTCGTGCTGTTCTGCTTCTGTCTGCTCGCCACCGCCGGCCTGCTCGCCGTCGAGCTGTACGTGGTGTTCAGTCCCGTCCGGGCGAAGGTGCGGCTGCTGCGGCTGCGGGCGTGGCTGGCGGGTCACCAGGAGCAGGCGCTGGTCACCATCTGCCTGGTGCTGGGCTGCTGGCTGATGGGGAAGAGCATCTACCAGCTCACCGGCTGA
- a CDS encoding DUF6325 family protein, with protein sequence MESVEEMGPVDYLVIEFPGNRMTGEAFPLLVELAERGIVRIIDLAFVRKEADGSVVALELRDLGDEMDLSVFEGASSGVLDQSDLEEAANALEPGNASAVLVYENLWAAPLARALRRSGAQLVAGGRIPVQALLASLDAIEDTVPPGGSAAA encoded by the coding sequence ATGGAGAGTGTCGAAGAGATGGGCCCCGTCGACTACCTGGTCATCGAGTTCCCCGGGAACCGCATGACGGGCGAGGCGTTCCCCCTGCTGGTCGAGCTGGCCGAGCGCGGCATCGTCCGCATCATCGACCTGGCGTTCGTACGCAAGGAGGCGGACGGTTCGGTCGTCGCACTGGAGTTGAGGGACCTCGGCGACGAGATGGACCTGTCCGTCTTCGAGGGAGCCTCGTCCGGGGTGCTGGACCAGAGCGACCTGGAGGAGGCCGCCAACGCCCTCGAACCCGGCAACGCGTCCGCGGTGCTGGTGTACGAGAACCTGTGGGCGGCCCCGCTGGCCCGTGCGCTGCGGCGCAGCGGGGCCCAGCTCGTCGCGGGCGGCCGCATCCCCGTACAGGCCCTGCTCGCCTCGCTGGACGCCATCGAGGACACCGTGCCCCCCGGCGGTTCCGCAGCCGCCTGA
- a CDS encoding S8/S53 family peptidase: MAPERFHEQFEHIRRSLPDVPLTMGPDDTPGLLYEKGVVLVRGGEEARFVEDAVRAHFTETPGLVPDHVGRVDPPADRTGVTRIRVGDPAGGEDTVPHALRAVRAAERRGGRRLAGRNHVLHIAVNACPGDEPVPAPRTEDANPAVSGGGHDPATAVGVLVIDTGLVHDHLAYPPLAHTTGDAQLTETGGDGVLHQYVGHGTFIAGIVAALAPNTDITVRGTLNDAGAVLESEFAGRLFEAVDRDGWPDIISLSAGTPGADTDGLIGLDTFMRELRDRRTLLVAAAGNNGSDTPFWPAAYAALPEYADCVLSVGALRADGESGACFTNHGPWVRVHAPGERLTSALTGFVTPVPYVYQHSTYDDCRFGSDYACTCLYPRHTGVLSEGRENTGGKPDQVMFDGLAQWSGTSFAAPVAAGLVAARMTAYGERDPRVAAARLLAAATGRAEVRGARVPALRPPTWRPVRTVIPALPA; the protein is encoded by the coding sequence ATGGCACCAGAACGATTCCACGAGCAGTTCGAGCACATCCGGCGCTCCCTGCCGGACGTCCCCCTCACCATGGGGCCCGACGACACCCCGGGCCTCCTCTACGAGAAGGGTGTCGTCCTCGTCCGGGGCGGTGAGGAGGCCCGGTTCGTCGAGGACGCCGTGCGCGCCCACTTCACCGAGACCCCGGGCCTCGTCCCCGACCACGTGGGACGCGTGGACCCGCCGGCGGACCGCACCGGCGTCACCCGGATCCGGGTCGGCGACCCGGCCGGGGGCGAGGACACCGTGCCGCACGCGCTGCGCGCCGTACGGGCGGCCGAGCGGCGCGGGGGCCGCCGGCTGGCCGGCCGCAACCACGTGCTGCACATCGCGGTCAACGCCTGCCCCGGCGACGAGCCCGTGCCCGCCCCGCGCACCGAGGACGCCAACCCGGCCGTCTCCGGGGGCGGTCACGACCCGGCCACCGCGGTCGGTGTCCTCGTGATCGACACCGGTCTGGTGCACGACCACCTCGCCTACCCGCCGCTCGCCCACACCACCGGCGACGCCCAGCTTACCGAGACCGGCGGCGACGGGGTGCTCCACCAGTACGTCGGCCACGGCACGTTCATCGCCGGGATCGTCGCGGCCCTCGCGCCCAACACCGACATCACCGTCCGGGGCACCCTCAACGACGCCGGTGCCGTCCTGGAGTCCGAGTTCGCCGGCCGGCTCTTCGAGGCCGTCGACCGGGACGGCTGGCCGGACATCATCAGCCTCTCCGCCGGCACCCCCGGCGCCGACACCGACGGCCTGATCGGTCTCGACACGTTCATGCGGGAACTGCGCGACCGGCGCACCCTGCTGGTCGCCGCCGCCGGCAACAACGGCAGCGACACCCCGTTCTGGCCCGCCGCCTACGCCGCCCTGCCCGAGTACGCCGACTGCGTGCTCTCGGTCGGCGCCCTGCGCGCGGACGGCGAGTCCGGGGCCTGCTTCACCAACCACGGCCCCTGGGTGCGCGTCCATGCCCCCGGCGAGCGCCTCACCAGCGCCCTCACCGGCTTCGTCACCCCCGTGCCGTACGTCTACCAGCACTCCACCTACGACGACTGCCGGTTCGGCTCCGACTACGCCTGTACCTGCCTGTACCCCCGTCACACCGGCGTGCTGAGCGAGGGCCGGGAGAACACCGGCGGCAAACCGGATCAGGTGATGTTCGACGGCCTCGCGCAGTGGAGCGGGACCTCCTTCGCCGCGCCGGTGGCCGCGGGACTCGTCGCCGCCCGGATGACGGCGTACGGGGAGCGCGACCCGCGGGTGGCCGCCGCCCGGCTGCTGGCGGCCGCGACCGGCCGGGCCGAGGTGCGCGGGGCGCGCGTCCCCGCGCTGCGCCCGCCCACCTGGCGCCCCGTCCGGACCGTGATCCCGGCGCTGCCCGCATGA
- a CDS encoding LuxR C-terminal-related transcriptional regulator, protein MSERQQNATAPAVAHVDPLGEPFLQTRFAVPARPATFLRRPRLAAHLDQAFDTPLTMVDGSAGAGKTLLVADWATRLGQPVAWLTGEPGEQGCGMFWAYVLQALRAAGIPLPSGIGSPGDAGRVEHGLLVRLADDLSGRERPVVLVLDDFDRMTSGPVAEELEFVLRHAGPGLRLVLVTRTEPLLPLHRYRAAGAVTEIRDAELAFTTDEAAALVELHGLRLPPEAVRALVERTGGWAAGLRLSALAAERSPDPEAYLKEFEAGRSTIADFLLAEVLKRQTARTQDLLLRVSITDRFCPALVAELTGRGGAEPVLAALHSQNAFVEDLGQSWYRLHPLFGEILRAHLRARSPGLEPELHRRAARWLRAAGFLPEALAHGAAAGDWNFTAQALVDDLAIGQLLGGVRAGDLTELFSPMGPEATSAAADLVRAARDLSEREVDRGLAHLRRAEEQLAAQPPDAALRLSCLLLWTLGARLSGSPGTAERAVAAAEELRGEVSARLLEKHPELTAFLLTHLGSARLWAGRFDDARATLSEVASGPGGAATALPREDSLGQLALIDYLNGWLCRAERTALAALTETETSGADHPRCAGSGLGRLVLAAVAVDRGELARAQTLLDEAADCGNPRDPVTATSRSLVTAGLLLARDEPVAAAAAAVPTVPALAASPWAEARTALITSAAHLAEGRPDSAVKVLDDVSCAGEPAYAADIAWAQLAAGNREAAIGLLDDVRPGDRTGPRVTVRAALVRARDAEEAGDTATARKQLAHALLEARRERLRRPFLEAGPRIRRLLDSPSLQGLAAGWLTPEGSGPPDGPGPAAYAPPLVVEELSAREREVVDGLADLMSTEEIAAHLYVSVNTVKTHLKSVYRKLGVNGRADAVRRAREHGLI, encoded by the coding sequence GTGTCCGAGAGGCAGCAGAACGCGACGGCGCCGGCCGTCGCCCACGTCGATCCGCTGGGCGAGCCGTTCCTCCAGACCCGGTTCGCGGTGCCGGCCAGGCCGGCCACCTTCCTGCGCCGCCCACGGCTCGCCGCACACCTCGACCAGGCCTTCGACACCCCGCTGACGATGGTCGACGGCTCGGCGGGCGCGGGCAAGACCCTGCTGGTCGCGGACTGGGCCACCAGGCTCGGCCAACCGGTCGCCTGGCTGACGGGCGAACCGGGGGAACAGGGCTGCGGCATGTTCTGGGCCTACGTGCTCCAGGCCCTGCGCGCCGCCGGCATACCGCTCCCGTCCGGCATCGGCAGCCCCGGGGACGCCGGCCGCGTGGAGCACGGGCTGCTGGTCCGCCTCGCCGACGACCTCAGCGGGCGCGAACGCCCCGTCGTCCTCGTGCTCGACGACTTCGACCGGATGACCTCGGGGCCGGTCGCCGAAGAGCTGGAGTTCGTCCTGCGCCACGCCGGGCCCGGTCTGCGCCTGGTACTGGTCACCCGCACCGAGCCGCTGCTGCCGCTGCACCGCTACCGGGCGGCCGGCGCCGTCACCGAGATCCGGGACGCCGAGCTGGCCTTCACCACCGACGAAGCCGCGGCGCTTGTGGAACTGCACGGGCTACGACTCCCCCCGGAGGCCGTCCGCGCCCTGGTCGAGCGCACCGGGGGCTGGGCCGCCGGGCTGCGCCTGAGCGCCCTGGCCGCCGAGCGGAGCCCGGACCCCGAGGCGTACCTGAAGGAATTCGAGGCGGGCCGCAGCACGATCGCCGACTTCCTGCTCGCCGAGGTGCTCAAGCGGCAGACGGCACGCACGCAGGATCTTCTGCTGCGCGTCAGTATCACGGACCGCTTCTGCCCCGCTCTGGTGGCGGAGCTGACCGGCCGCGGCGGTGCGGAGCCGGTGCTCGCCGCACTGCACAGCCAGAACGCGTTCGTGGAGGACCTGGGACAGTCCTGGTACCGCCTGCACCCGCTGTTCGGGGAGATCCTCAGGGCCCATCTGCGGGCCCGCTCACCCGGTCTCGAACCCGAGCTCCACCGGCGTGCCGCGCGGTGGCTCCGGGCCGCCGGCTTCCTGCCCGAGGCGCTGGCGCACGGCGCCGCCGCGGGCGACTGGAACTTCACCGCCCAGGCTCTCGTCGACGACCTGGCGATCGGCCAGCTTCTCGGCGGGGTGCGCGCGGGCGACCTCACCGAGCTGTTCTCACCGATGGGGCCCGAGGCCACGAGCGCGGCGGCGGACCTGGTGCGCGCCGCCCGCGACCTGTCCGAGCGCGAGGTCGATCGCGGCCTGGCCCATCTGCGCCGGGCCGAGGAGCAACTGGCCGCGCAGCCGCCCGACGCCGCGCTCAGGCTGAGCTGTCTGCTGCTCTGGACCCTGGGGGCCCGGCTGTCCGGTTCACCCGGCACCGCCGAGCGGGCCGTGGCGGCCGCCGAGGAGCTGCGGGGCGAGGTCTCCGCCCGGCTGCTGGAGAAACACCCCGAACTCACCGCCTTCCTGCTGACCCACCTGGGCTCGGCCCGGCTGTGGGCCGGCCGTTTCGACGACGCGCGCGCCACCCTGTCCGAGGTCGCCTCGGGCCCGGGCGGGGCGGCGACCGCGCTGCCCCGGGAGGACTCCCTCGGACAGCTCGCGCTGATCGACTACCTGAACGGCTGGCTCTGCCGGGCCGAGCGCACCGCGCTGGCGGCCCTGACCGAGACGGAGACGTCCGGCGCGGACCATCCGCGCTGCGCCGGCTCGGGCCTCGGCCGGCTGGTGCTGGCGGCCGTGGCCGTGGACCGCGGCGAACTCGCGCGGGCCCAGACCCTGCTGGACGAGGCGGCCGACTGTGGAAACCCGCGCGATCCGGTGACGGCCACCAGCCGGTCCCTCGTGACGGCGGGACTGCTGCTGGCCCGGGACGAGCCCGTGGCCGCCGCGGCGGCGGCCGTTCCCACCGTCCCGGCGCTCGCGGCCTCCCCCTGGGCGGAGGCCCGCACGGCGCTGATCACCTCCGCGGCCCATCTGGCCGAGGGCCGCCCGGACAGCGCCGTCAAGGTCCTCGACGACGTCTCCTGCGCCGGTGAGCCCGCGTACGCGGCCGACATCGCCTGGGCCCAGCTCGCCGCCGGGAACCGCGAGGCGGCCATCGGCCTCCTCGACGACGTGCGGCCCGGGGACCGTACCGGCCCGCGCGTGACTGTCCGGGCCGCGCTGGTGCGCGCCAGGGACGCCGAGGAGGCGGGGGACACCGCCACCGCCCGCAAGCAGCTCGCCCACGCGCTCCTGGAGGCCCGGCGAGAGCGGCTGCGGCGGCCCTTCCTCGAAGCCGGACCCCGTATCCGGCGCCTGCTGGACTCACCGTCCCTCCAGGGGCTGGCCGCGGGCTGGCTCACCCCGGAGGGTTCCGGCCCGCCGGACGGCCCGGGACCGGCCGCGTACGCCCCGCCCCTCGTCGTGGAGGAGCTGAGCGCGCGCGAACGCGAGGTCGTGGACGGGCTGGCCGACCTGATGTCCACGGAGGAGATCGCCGCCCATCTGTACGTCTCCGTCAACACGGTGAAGACCCACCTCAAGAGCGTCTACCGCAAGCTCGGGGTGAACGGACGCGCCGACGCGGTA
- a CDS encoding SHOCT domain-containing protein: protein MPGLLRGVARTAVVAGTATAVSNRVSRRQAGRWAQQDYDQQQAYDQQQYAQQQAPPPPPAAPPTPAPVPAAAADDMSHRIDQLKQLADLKAQGVLTDEEFENQKRRLLA, encoded by the coding sequence ATGCCCGGACTGCTTCGGGGCGTCGCACGCACAGCCGTCGTCGCCGGAACCGCCACCGCCGTGTCCAACCGTGTCTCACGGCGGCAGGCGGGCCGCTGGGCGCAGCAGGACTACGACCAGCAGCAGGCGTACGACCAGCAGCAGTACGCACAGCAGCAGGCCCCGCCGCCCCCGCCCGCCGCGCCCCCGACCCCCGCTCCCGTCCCCGCCGCCGCCGCCGATGACATGAGTCACCGGATCGATCAGCTCAAGCAGCTCGCCGACCTCAAGGCGCAGGGGGTACTGACGGACGAGGAGTTCGAGAACCAGAAGCGCCGGCTGCTGGCCTGA
- a CDS encoding N-formylglutamate amidohydrolase: MSSFDLLPGAAGSPVLLHVPHSARAVPDDVREGILLGDAELERELDHITDAHTAEIAERAAALAGVRPWRFVNRLSRLVVDPERFPDEREEMLAAGMGAVYTRTTHRGELRPADTDPEPLLARYFRPYAEAMTEAVAGRLAATGRAVIIDVHSYPAAPLPYELHGAGPRPPVCLGTDAFHTPPALAEAAREAFAGCGETGLDSPFAGTYVPLEFYGTDARVGALMVEIRRDVYMTEPGGPAGPGLDRLASALATLVDAL; this comes from the coding sequence GTGTCCTCCTTCGACCTCCTGCCCGGTGCCGCCGGCTCGCCCGTCCTGCTGCACGTGCCGCACTCCGCACGGGCGGTGCCGGACGACGTACGGGAAGGGATCCTGCTGGGCGACGCGGAGCTGGAACGGGAGCTGGACCACATCACGGACGCGCACACCGCCGAGATCGCCGAGCGGGCCGCCGCGCTCGCCGGGGTGCGGCCCTGGCGGTTCGTGAACCGGCTGTCGCGGCTGGTCGTGGACCCGGAGCGGTTCCCGGACGAGCGGGAGGAGATGCTCGCCGCCGGGATGGGCGCCGTGTACACGCGGACCACGCACCGCGGCGAGCTGCGGCCCGCGGACACCGACCCGGAGCCGCTGCTCGCCCGCTACTTCCGGCCGTACGCCGAGGCCATGACGGAGGCGGTCGCCGGACGGCTGGCCGCCACCGGGCGGGCCGTGATCATAGACGTGCACTCGTACCCGGCCGCGCCGCTCCCCTACGAGCTGCACGGCGCCGGGCCGCGCCCACCGGTGTGCCTGGGCACGGACGCCTTCCACACCCCGCCCGCGCTGGCCGAGGCCGCGCGCGAGGCGTTCGCCGGGTGCGGGGAGACCGGGCTGGACAGCCCGTTCGCGGGGACGTACGTACCGCTGGAGTTCTACGGCACCGACGCCCGGGTCGGCGCGCTGATGGTGGAGATCCGGCGGGACGTCTACATGACCGAGCCGGGCGGGCCCGCCGGGCCGGGTCTGGACCGGCTCGCCTCGGCACTGGCCACACTCGTCGACGCCCTGTAG